One Tolypothrix bouteillei VB521301 DNA window includes the following coding sequences:
- a CDS encoding YdcF family protein produces MNSAVIVLHRYLKKYWLFALVGLTIAITSIIPLRLAIASYQAPDPQAILVLGGPPEREQFAAYIAQYYPNLDIWVSTGTPPDVVCPIFQKAEIPSDRLHLDYTAVDTVTNFTSLIPEFKQRRIHHLYVITSDYHMPRAKVIATLVLGSQGITFTPLSVRARQPKESLLHILRDGGRSLLWIITGRTGASLNPNLPASFPIRRCT; encoded by the coding sequence GTGAATTCAGCCGTGATAGTCTTACATCGCTATCTCAAAAAATATTGGTTATTTGCTCTGGTAGGCTTAACGATCGCCATCACAAGCATTATTCCCCTGCGTCTGGCGATCGCCTCTTACCAAGCCCCCGACCCGCAAGCAATCCTTGTTCTTGGCGGTCCCCCAGAAAGAGAACAATTCGCTGCTTATATTGCACAATACTATCCCAACTTAGACATTTGGGTTTCCACGGGAACCCCTCCCGATGTAGTCTGCCCCATCTTTCAAAAAGCAGAGATTCCCAGCGATCGCCTTCACCTCGACTACACAGCTGTTGACACCGTAACCAACTTCACATCCCTCATACCCGAATTCAAGCAACGCCGAATCCACCATCTTTACGTCATCACATCCGACTATCATATGCCCAGAGCCAAAGTGATAGCAACCCTTGTCCTTGGCAGTCAGGGCATTACCTTCACCCCTTTATCCGTCCGCGCTCGCCAACCAAAAGAATCGCTTTTACATATTTTGCGCGATGGTGGTCGCTCGCTCCTGTGGATTATTACAGGTCGCACAGGAGCTAGCCTAAATCCTAATTTACCTGCTTCATTCCCGATACGGAGATGCACTTAG